A region of the Chryseobacterium cucumeris genome:
CGGTAATTTCATTTCACAATACGTCCCTGAAAAAGGGATGATCACTATTTTCGAAGACCAGGACGCACAAATTGTGGATAAAAACATCCTCTCTTATTTTGCAATCAAAGGGAACAAACTCTATCTTTACAGCCTTGAAAAAGTAAAGAAAGCCCAACAGCAAAAACAGCTCGAAACTCAGCCGGAATCTCCTCCGCCATCTACAGAAAAGCCAGTAGAAAAGACGGAAGAAAAGCCAGATGAGAATACAGTAGAGAAACCTTCAGACAATACTTTACAGAAATTGATTGAAGATATTTCTCAGGTTCAGACTGAGGCTGTCGAAAAACTTATCAACTAATTCGTAAATACAAGGAAAAAGAATATTATGCATATTGCAGTTACAGGAAACATCGGAGCCGGAAAAACAACTTTGACAACGATGCTTTCCAAGCATTACGGATGGGATGCACAATTTGAAGATGTAGATCATAATCCTTATCTGGAAGATTTTTATTCAGACATGAGCAAGTGGAGTTTCGCGCTGCAGGTGTATTTCCTGGGAAGCAGATTCCGTCAGGTAAAGGAGATCAGGGAAAGCGGGAAAAACATTATTCAGGATCGTACGATCTATGAAGATGCTCATATTTTTGCGGAAAACCTGAATGATATGAACCTTCTTTCAGACAGGGATTTCAATAACTACTCATCAGTATTTGATCTGATGAAGTCTTTCGTAT
Encoded here:
- a CDS encoding deoxynucleoside kinase, with amino-acid sequence MHIAVTGNIGAGKTTLTTMLSKHYGWDAQFEDVDHNPYLEDFYSDMSKWSFALQVYFLGSRFRQVKEIRESGKNIIQDRTIYEDAHIFAENLNDMNLLSDRDFNNYSSVFDLMKSFVSAPDLLIYLKSDVPNLVKKIYKRGREYEASISIEYLSKLNQKYEKWISNYTEGKLLIVEVDDLDFVEKPEDFGFILEKIEAELHGLF